The proteins below come from a single Salvelinus alpinus chromosome 18, SLU_Salpinus.1, whole genome shotgun sequence genomic window:
- the rilpl1 gene encoding RILP-like protein 1 isoform X4, translated as MEEFGSALEKNVADLTVMDVYDIAAVVGQEFERIIDQYGCEALSRLMPKVVRVLEILEVMVSRNSISPETEELRLELDKLRLDRMDRLEKEKKHKKELELVEDVWRGEAQDLLSQIAQLQEENKTLLTNMSIKDPMSEEDLQRHEGMSERERQVMKKLKEVVDKQRDEIRAKDRELTLRNEDVEALQQQQSRLMKINHDLRHKISVVEAQGKALIEQKVELEAGAQARVQEMGALRQEVTRLRERLQGDTPQGLEEPPPQPPSPAQEALCDEEGGGLDQKDPNRPRFTLQELRDVLHERNELKSKVFMLQEEIAYYKSEEAEDETGTPTPSPSPEQLRARPRPNAQPESGIKRLFSFFSRDKRRNSQRNAQFEDSFSSWAGKDEVYTEQAQEALQHI; from the exons ATGGAAGAGTTTGGGTCAGCGTTGGAGAAGAATGTGGCCGATCTAACGGTTATGGACGTGTATGACATAGCCGCGGTGGTGGGCCAGGAGTTTGAGCGGATCATTGATCAGTATGGATGCGAGGCGCTGTCCAGGCTCATGCCAAAAGTGGTGCGGGTACTGGAGATCCTGGAGGTGATGGTCAGTAGGAACAGCATCAGCCCGGAGACAGAGGAGTTGAGGCTGGAACTGGACAAACTACGGCTGGACCGGATGGACCGGctggagaaagagaagaaacaTAAGAAG gagCTGGAGCTGGTAGAGGATGTATGGAGAGGGGAGGCCCAGGACCTGTTGTCTCAGATCGCTCAGCTTCAGGAAGAGAACAAAACACTCCTTACTAACATGTCCATCAAAGACCCCATGAGTGAAGAGGACCTGCAGAGGCACGAAG GTATGTCGGAGCGGGAGCGTCAGGTGATGAAGAAGCTGAAGGAGGTGGTGGACAAGCAGAGAGACGAGATCCGAGCCAAAGACCGCGAGCTCACGCTCAGGAACGAGGACGTTGAGGCA CTCCAGCAGCAGCAGTCTCGTCTGATGAAGATCAACCATGACCTGCGCCACAAGATCTCCGTGGTGGAAGCTCAGGGGAAAGCCCTCATCGAGCAGAAG GTGGAACTGGAGGCGGGAGCTCAGGCACGAGTACAGGAAATGGGAGCACTTCGGCAGGAAGTGACACGTTTAAGGGAGCGCCTGCAAGGAGACACGCCTCAGGGTCTAGAGGAGCCTCctccccagcccccctcccccgcacag GAGGCGCTATGtgatgaggaggggggaggcctGGACCAGAAGGATCCCAACAGGCCCCGGTTCACACTGCAGGAGCTGAGAGACGTTCTGCACGAGAGAAACGAGCTCAAGTCCAAAGTGTTCATGCTGCAGGAGGAGATCGCCTACTACAAAAG tgaaGAGGCGGAGGACGAGACCGGCACCCCtactccttccccttcccccgAACAGCTGAGGGCACGGCCCCGGCCCAACGCACAGCCCGAGTCAGGAATCAAACGCCT gttTAGCTTCTTCTCTCGCGACAAGAGGCGGAACTCCCAGCGGAATGCACAGTTTGAAGACAGCTTCAGCTCGTGGGCGGGAAAGGATGAGGTGTACACCGAACAGGCCCAGGAGGCTTTGCAGCACATATAG
- the rilpl1 gene encoding RILP-like protein 1 isoform X3 produces MEEFGSALEKNVADLTVMDVYDIAAVVGQEFERIIDQYGCEALSRLMPKVVRVLEILEVMVSRNSISPETEELRLELDKLRLDRMDRLEKEKKHKKELELVEDVWRGEAQDLLSQIAQLQEENKTLLTNMSIKDPMSEEDLQRHEGMSERERQVMKKLKEVVDKQRDEIRAKDRELTLRNEDVEALQQQQSRLMKINHDLRHKISVVEAQGKALIEQKVELEAGAQARVQEMGALRQEVTRLRERLQGDTPQGLEEPPPQPPSPAQEAMCDEDTPALFQHFTKEALCDEEGGGLDQKDPNRPRFTLQELRDVLHERNELKSKVFMLQEEIAYYKSEEAEDETGTPTPSPSPEQLRARPRPNAQPESGIKRLFSFFSRDKRRNSQRNAQFEDSFSSWAGKDEVYTEQAQEALQHI; encoded by the exons ATGGAAGAGTTTGGGTCAGCGTTGGAGAAGAATGTGGCCGATCTAACGGTTATGGACGTGTATGACATAGCCGCGGTGGTGGGCCAGGAGTTTGAGCGGATCATTGATCAGTATGGATGCGAGGCGCTGTCCAGGCTCATGCCAAAAGTGGTGCGGGTACTGGAGATCCTGGAGGTGATGGTCAGTAGGAACAGCATCAGCCCGGAGACAGAGGAGTTGAGGCTGGAACTGGACAAACTACGGCTGGACCGGATGGACCGGctggagaaagagaagaaacaTAAGAAG gagCTGGAGCTGGTAGAGGATGTATGGAGAGGGGAGGCCCAGGACCTGTTGTCTCAGATCGCTCAGCTTCAGGAAGAGAACAAAACACTCCTTACTAACATGTCCATCAAAGACCCCATGAGTGAAGAGGACCTGCAGAGGCACGAAG GTATGTCGGAGCGGGAGCGTCAGGTGATGAAGAAGCTGAAGGAGGTGGTGGACAAGCAGAGAGACGAGATCCGAGCCAAAGACCGCGAGCTCACGCTCAGGAACGAGGACGTTGAGGCA CTCCAGCAGCAGCAGTCTCGTCTGATGAAGATCAACCATGACCTGCGCCACAAGATCTCCGTGGTGGAAGCTCAGGGGAAAGCCCTCATCGAGCAGAAG GTGGAACTGGAGGCGGGAGCTCAGGCACGAGTACAGGAAATGGGAGCACTTCGGCAGGAAGTGACACGTTTAAGGGAGCGCCTGCAAGGAGACACGCCTCAGGGTCTAGAGGAGCCTCctccccagcccccctcccccgcacag GAGGCGATGTGTGATGAGGACACACCTGCTCTGTTCCAACACTTTACCAAG GAGGCGCTATGtgatgaggaggggggaggcctGGACCAGAAGGATCCCAACAGGCCCCGGTTCACACTGCAGGAGCTGAGAGACGTTCTGCACGAGAGAAACGAGCTCAAGTCCAAAGTGTTCATGCTGCAGGAGGAGATCGCCTACTACAAAAG tgaaGAGGCGGAGGACGAGACCGGCACCCCtactccttccccttcccccgAACAGCTGAGGGCACGGCCCCGGCCCAACGCACAGCCCGAGTCAGGAATCAAACGCCT gttTAGCTTCTTCTCTCGCGACAAGAGGCGGAACTCCCAGCGGAATGCACAGTTTGAAGACAGCTTCAGCTCGTGGGCGGGAAAGGATGAGGTGTACACCGAACAGGCCCAGGAGGCTTTGCAGCACATATAG
- the rilpl1 gene encoding RILP-like protein 1 isoform X1, with translation MEEFGSALEKNVADLTVMDVYDIAAVVGQEFERIIDQYGCEALSRLMPKVVRVLEILEVMVSRNSISPETEELRLELDKLRLDRMDRLEKEKKHKKELELVEDVWRGEAQDLLSQIAQLQEENKTLLTNMSIKDPMSEEDLQRHEGMSERERQVMKKLKEVVDKQRDEIRAKDRELTLRNEDVEALQQQQSRLMKINHDLRHKISVVEAQGKALIEQKVELEAGAQARVQEMGALRQEVTRLRERLQGDTPQGLEEPPPQPPSPAQPGSPCSSEVGAQGVGWPEPDRHYHPELMLGGYDPAPRLPSLDDDDEDVEEEAVLLWEAMCDEDTPALFQHFTKEALCDEEGGGLDQKDPNRPRFTLQELRDVLHERNELKSKVFMLQEEIAYYKSEEAEDETGTPTPSPSPEQLRARPRPNAQPESGIKRLFSFFSRDKRRNSQRNAQFEDSFSSWAGKDEVYTEQAQEALQHI, from the exons ATGGAAGAGTTTGGGTCAGCGTTGGAGAAGAATGTGGCCGATCTAACGGTTATGGACGTGTATGACATAGCCGCGGTGGTGGGCCAGGAGTTTGAGCGGATCATTGATCAGTATGGATGCGAGGCGCTGTCCAGGCTCATGCCAAAAGTGGTGCGGGTACTGGAGATCCTGGAGGTGATGGTCAGTAGGAACAGCATCAGCCCGGAGACAGAGGAGTTGAGGCTGGAACTGGACAAACTACGGCTGGACCGGATGGACCGGctggagaaagagaagaaacaTAAGAAG gagCTGGAGCTGGTAGAGGATGTATGGAGAGGGGAGGCCCAGGACCTGTTGTCTCAGATCGCTCAGCTTCAGGAAGAGAACAAAACACTCCTTACTAACATGTCCATCAAAGACCCCATGAGTGAAGAGGACCTGCAGAGGCACGAAG GTATGTCGGAGCGGGAGCGTCAGGTGATGAAGAAGCTGAAGGAGGTGGTGGACAAGCAGAGAGACGAGATCCGAGCCAAAGACCGCGAGCTCACGCTCAGGAACGAGGACGTTGAGGCA CTCCAGCAGCAGCAGTCTCGTCTGATGAAGATCAACCATGACCTGCGCCACAAGATCTCCGTGGTGGAAGCTCAGGGGAAAGCCCTCATCGAGCAGAAG GTGGAACTGGAGGCGGGAGCTCAGGCACGAGTACAGGAAATGGGAGCACTTCGGCAGGAAGTGACACGTTTAAGGGAGCGCCTGCAAGGAGACACGCCTCAGGGTCTAGAGGAGCCTCctccccagcccccctcccccgcacag CCTGGTAGCCCCTGCTCCTCAGAGGTGGGGGCTCAGGGTGTGGGCTGGCCAGAACCAGACAGACACTACCACCCTGAGCTGATGTTGGGGGGGTACGATCCGGCCCCGCGCCTCCCGTCCCTGGATGACGATGATGAGGATGTAGAGGAAGAGGCAGTGTTGCTATGG GAGGCGATGTGTGATGAGGACACACCTGCTCTGTTCCAACACTTTACCAAG GAGGCGCTATGtgatgaggaggggggaggcctGGACCAGAAGGATCCCAACAGGCCCCGGTTCACACTGCAGGAGCTGAGAGACGTTCTGCACGAGAGAAACGAGCTCAAGTCCAAAGTGTTCATGCTGCAGGAGGAGATCGCCTACTACAAAAG tgaaGAGGCGGAGGACGAGACCGGCACCCCtactccttccccttcccccgAACAGCTGAGGGCACGGCCCCGGCCCAACGCACAGCCCGAGTCAGGAATCAAACGCCT gttTAGCTTCTTCTCTCGCGACAAGAGGCGGAACTCCCAGCGGAATGCACAGTTTGAAGACAGCTTCAGCTCGTGGGCGGGAAAGGATGAGGTGTACACCGAACAGGCCCAGGAGGCTTTGCAGCACATATAG
- the rilpl1 gene encoding RILP-like protein 1 isoform X2 encodes MEEFGSALEKNVADLTVMDVYDIAAVVGQEFERIIDQYGCEALSRLMPKVVRVLEILEVMVSRNSISPETEELRLELDKLRLDRMDRLEKEKKHKKELELVEDVWRGEAQDLLSQIAQLQEENKTLLTNMSIKDPMSEEDLQRHEGMSERERQVMKKLKEVVDKQRDEIRAKDRELTLRNEDVEALQQQQSRLMKINHDLRHKISVVEAQGKALIEQKVELEAGAQARVQEMGALRQEVTRLRERLQGDTPQGLEEPPPQPPSPAQPGSPCSSEVGAQGVGWPEPDRHYHPELMLGGYDPAPRLPSLDDDDEDVEEEAVLLWEAMCDEDTPALFQHFTKEALCDEEGGGLDQKDPNRPRFTLQELRDVLHERNELKSKVFMLQEEIAYYKSEEAEDETGTPTPSPSPEQLRARPRPNAQPESGIKRLIFTAIMPMVAAGLISDDPTLQPIRHLISLV; translated from the exons ATGGAAGAGTTTGGGTCAGCGTTGGAGAAGAATGTGGCCGATCTAACGGTTATGGACGTGTATGACATAGCCGCGGTGGTGGGCCAGGAGTTTGAGCGGATCATTGATCAGTATGGATGCGAGGCGCTGTCCAGGCTCATGCCAAAAGTGGTGCGGGTACTGGAGATCCTGGAGGTGATGGTCAGTAGGAACAGCATCAGCCCGGAGACAGAGGAGTTGAGGCTGGAACTGGACAAACTACGGCTGGACCGGATGGACCGGctggagaaagagaagaaacaTAAGAAG gagCTGGAGCTGGTAGAGGATGTATGGAGAGGGGAGGCCCAGGACCTGTTGTCTCAGATCGCTCAGCTTCAGGAAGAGAACAAAACACTCCTTACTAACATGTCCATCAAAGACCCCATGAGTGAAGAGGACCTGCAGAGGCACGAAG GTATGTCGGAGCGGGAGCGTCAGGTGATGAAGAAGCTGAAGGAGGTGGTGGACAAGCAGAGAGACGAGATCCGAGCCAAAGACCGCGAGCTCACGCTCAGGAACGAGGACGTTGAGGCA CTCCAGCAGCAGCAGTCTCGTCTGATGAAGATCAACCATGACCTGCGCCACAAGATCTCCGTGGTGGAAGCTCAGGGGAAAGCCCTCATCGAGCAGAAG GTGGAACTGGAGGCGGGAGCTCAGGCACGAGTACAGGAAATGGGAGCACTTCGGCAGGAAGTGACACGTTTAAGGGAGCGCCTGCAAGGAGACACGCCTCAGGGTCTAGAGGAGCCTCctccccagcccccctcccccgcacag CCTGGTAGCCCCTGCTCCTCAGAGGTGGGGGCTCAGGGTGTGGGCTGGCCAGAACCAGACAGACACTACCACCCTGAGCTGATGTTGGGGGGGTACGATCCGGCCCCGCGCCTCCCGTCCCTGGATGACGATGATGAGGATGTAGAGGAAGAGGCAGTGTTGCTATGG GAGGCGATGTGTGATGAGGACACACCTGCTCTGTTCCAACACTTTACCAAG GAGGCGCTATGtgatgaggaggggggaggcctGGACCAGAAGGATCCCAACAGGCCCCGGTTCACACTGCAGGAGCTGAGAGACGTTCTGCACGAGAGAAACGAGCTCAAGTCCAAAGTGTTCATGCTGCAGGAGGAGATCGCCTACTACAAAAG tgaaGAGGCGGAGGACGAGACCGGCACCCCtactccttccccttcccccgAACAGCTGAGGGCACGGCCCCGGCCCAACGCACAGCCCGAGTCAGGAATCAAACGCCT GATCTTCACAGCCATAATGCCGATGGTGGCAGCTGGGTTGATTTCAGATGACCCCACTTTACAGCCAATCAGACATCTCATATCCCTT gttTAG